The Halobacillus ihumii genomic sequence CAAAGTTGATGAAAAGGGGTTCCCGTTCGTTACTGATACCCTGCAATTTACAGACTATGAATTTATATTTGGGGCTGGTGACTGTGTAACGTTAGAGACCTATCCCAATATAGACAAAAGTGGAGTACACGCTGTCAAACAAGCTCCAATTCTTTATGAGAACTTACGTCGCTTTTCCTATGCAAAGGAATTGACCGTATATGAACCTCAGAAAGTTGCCCTGTATATTTTATCTACGGGCATGAAGAAAGCTTTGCTAGTATACGGTCCTGTGACGGCGCATAATAAGCGAGCATGGAAACTGAAAAATAAAATTGATCGTGAATACATGGATAAGTATAAATAAGACGTTCATTCCAACTTGACGGAATGAGCGCCTTTTTATTTATCGATCAAGCCATCGTCGAACTTTTTTTCTAAACATAAATGTCAGGAGGATTAGTCCGAGAAACATGCCGACGGCTCCAATAATAAAACTGCTGTCCCCACTGGCTAAGCTAGTACCAAGCAGGCTGTAGGCAAAAGTCCCCGGAATCATTCCTACGACTGTAGCGGGGAGAAATGATCGAAATCGCACCCTCGTCATTCCGGCTAAATAACTTAAGATATCAAAGCCTACAAGAGGGATTAACCGAAGAACAAGAACGTAAAGAAATCCGTTTTCCTCCATTCGTTTGTAGATAGGCCGTGCCCATTTGGAGTCTTGAAATTTAACAACTGAATTGCCGAAGAACTTACCGATTACATAACCGGTAACGGCAGCTCCTGTCGCACCGATAATAATAAAGAGCATGCCTGGCCAAACTCCGTACGCGAAAGCAGCAGCGAGCGAAAGAATCGACGTAGGGAAAGCGATGATTGGGCCGATGGCATATACCCCCATAAATAAAAGAGGCCCCCATAAACCGAACGATAAAATATAATGGCGAATTTCTTCCGGGTTCATATTTAATTCTCGCCTGGCGGCCCAGGCTAGAATGACGAAAAGTACAATAAAAAGAGATCCTCTAATAAGCTTGGTTTTATTCATTTTCTATTTCCAGCCTTCTTGGAAAAATTGAATCTTTTCTAGTGGAAGATAAATAGAAAAATTCTCTTTCAGATCGCTGGTCCCCATTGGCATTGTGATTATTTCATGCAGCTCATCAATGTAAAGGCGACAAGCCTTTTGACCCAGGTTATACGTCCAATTTAAAAGCTTCGCTGTATAGGAATGATGCTCTCCTTCAGGCTTACTGCTCCTTATAGATTGAATAGGGATGTATTGGTGCTCATCTATAACGAGATGACTTTTTAAAAAACGTGCGACAAAGGGATTACCTGGGTGTTTGTGAATTTCATCTGCTTCATCAAGCTGCTGGAAAATACCTTCATGGAATATAGCAATGCGATCGCCCATCAAGATCGCTTCCTCTAGATCGTGTGTAACAAAAATCGTCGTAGTCTGTTGCTTAGAAAGAAAATCCTTGACCCAATATCGCAGCTCTTCACGAAGTTGAACATCAAGGCTGCTGAAGGGTTCGTCCAACAGTAATACTTCAGGTTCTGAGGCGATTGCACGCGCTAAGGCTACCCGTTGCTGTTGACCCCCTGATATCTCTGCAGGGAAACGATCAGAATAATCATCCAGGTTTATGGCGCGTAACAAATACGCTGTCTTTGATTTAGAAGCTTGACCAGCCATTTTGGCTCCGTAATCAATATTTTCTTTAACCGTCATATGTGGAAATAAGAGAGGCTGTTGAAACACAAGACCGACGTTTCTTGTGTTTGGCTTATGATGCGTTACGTTCTTGCCGTTAAGCATGATCGTACCATGGGTTGGAGATTCTAAGCCCGCCAAAATCCGGAGTAACGTAGTTTTTCCACTTCCAGACGGTCCGACGATACTAAGAGACTCTCCTTGTCCTAGTTGAAATTGAAGATTTTGTAAAATCTTTTTCTCTCCAAATTGTTTATAGAGATTGATGACATCCAATGAGTAACTCACCGTAAATTCCTCCAAGGTTTTCTCGTATAAGGAAGCAACAGCAATAACAGTTCTACGACCAGGTACATGAAAAAAGGAAGTAGAGCGAACCAGACTGAGAATGCTGCCATTAGTGAGGTATTTGCCGTCTGCAAAAATGGAAAAAATACTAGCGGCAGTGTAATGATTCGTCCTCCGCCTATGATCGCTGTAATTGCATATTGACTCAAGCTGATAACAATGGTTAAAAAAGTGACACTTCGAATAGCAGGCTTCAAGAGTGGCAGCTCTATAGTATGCAGTTGACGAAAGCCTGTTGCTCCTAGAGTCTCCGCTTGCTCCAACAAATGATTTCCGAATTGATGATAGGCATTGTGGAAAATTTTTATGCTGTAGGGGAGCGTTGGAACAAGGTGGATTAAGACAACGCCTGTCCATGTATCAGCCAGACCGATGCGAATCATGAATAAGTGAAGCCCCATCGCAACTGCCAGTACAGGAATCAAGATCGGAGCAAGGAACAGGGCTTCTAACAATGATTTTCCTTTAAAAGAAGACGAAGATAATGCTTTGCCGCTAAGAAGCCCGATCACTAGATTAATAACTAGCACACATGCGCCAATTACCAGGGACCAGAAGGTAGCTTCCATTATATTGGGGTCAGAAACTAAGGTGCGATAACTATCCAACTGAAATGTTAAAGATTGTCCTGCTGAGAATCGCCATACCTCGGTGAAACTTTGTAAAACCAGCAGGAAAACAGGCCCGATAAACAGAAGGATAGCCAGTGAATAAAATATGATTTTCATAGGTTTTATCATAGACGCCCCCTCATAGCTCTCATACGGCGCCGGTTCAAATACAAGTAGCTGGTCAGGGCAATCATAAAGATGACAATACTGACACAGACCATTACCGCGAATGCAAGGGGACGTTCATCCCAGCTTCCCCCGTAAAACCATTGGTAGCTGAGCACGGAAACCATTTCAGGGTAGGTAGTCCCAATCAAGGCCGGCACTTCATAAGCTGTTAAGGTAAAAGAAAAAATAATTAAGCAGGTTTCAATAAGTGTTGGCTGAATATGTGGCCATTCAACCGTTTTAAATTGATCCCATCTATTTCCGCCTAGCGTTTTTACTACATCGTAGGAAGTAGTCGGTATCGCAGCATAAACAGGCAATAGCATAAGAATAGCAAATGGAACCTCTTTCCAAACATACGTAATGATAATGCCGAAACCATAAGGGTCACGGGTGAGGATAGGAAAGTGATTTGTCCCATCAATCCAGCCGATAGCTGAGAGAACCTGTGCGAACAGCCCCGATTCTGCCAGCAGGAGAATAACAAGGTAGCCCCAGACAAAATGGGGGAATAACATAGGAAGCCAAACCGATATTCGGGGTGAAAGTTTAGCTAAATAAGGATGGAACAGCCTTACTAGTATTAGTCCGATCATAATGGCCAGCGCCGTGGCAATAAATGAAGTGCGAATACTAAAGGCCATGGATGAAAAAAATCGATCAGACTGAAATACCTTCTGATAGAAATCTAATGTAAAGCCCCCATCGGCGAAAATACTATGGCGGACAGCTGTAATGATCCCGAAAAAGGGCAGAATTAAAAAAAGAAGGGCAGGGATCAGATGTATCCACAATTTACTGCTGTACGACTTCATTAAACCACTGCTCTTCCAGCCACTCTACATAAGCAGCTTCTGACTCAGGAAGGAAGTTTTCTTCTAGTTTCTCCTGGCTTAATACGCTATCCCCACGGTCAACTGCTTTAAACTTCTTTCTCATTTCTTTAGACAGTTTATCTAAGCTGATCGGCGTGTTTTCTCCCCAGTACTTTGGCTTGTATTTGGCCAGCTGTGCTTCTGGAGAAAGCATGAAATTGATAGTCGTGAGTGCACCCTCTATGTTTGAACTGTTAAATGGAATAGAAAGGAAATGAGTATTGCCAATTGACCCCGGCTCCATAATGAAAGATTTTGTGGTCTCTGGAAAAACACCTTGGGCGATCAGTGATTCAGCCCGCGCCTCATTGTACCCCATTGTCATCCATACTTGTCCTTGACTGTATAGTTTGTCTAATTCGGTTAACGAATTAGGATAATGCTCCCCGGATCGCCATAAATAGGGTTCGATACTATTTAGATATTTCCACATTTTTGCAGCCGTATCTGAAATAGCATCTTCATCCAGTGGATTGTTATAGATATCAGATGGTTGATCAGCCTTCGCATAAAGAACATGTCTTAAGAAGGCGTTACCCGTAAAGTCAGCAGCCGCAGGGTAAGTAAACTTTCCTGGGTGTTTTTTTATCCATCCCTTTAATTCACTAAAAGAAGAGGGGGGATCTTCGATTTTTGCCGAATTATAATGAAAGACAAACTGTACCTTCCCCCAGGGTGCCTCCATCCCTTCAACGGGTGTCCCGAAATCGATTGTAAAAGCAGGGTCATCCGTGTCATAAAACTTTTTAAAATTAGGCAGTTGATCGGTGAAGGACCCGGCCAGTAAACCACTCTCTTTTGCATTTTTAAAGTTTTCGCCGTTGATCCAGATGAGATCAATTGTCCCGTCCTGTTTGTTTGCTTTCTTCTCGGTTTGAAGCTTTTGTAAAATTTGTGCCGTATCCATCGGCACGCGTTCAAGGGTGATATTGTATTTTTCTTTTAAATGTGGAATCGCCCATTTATCAATGTATTGATTAATTCCTTCATCACCGCCCCACATATACAAACGAACAGTGGTACCGGCGGCTGATTTTTCTATATCTGACCAAGATTGTTTTGTGACTTCCTTCAAAATGCTTGATGGTTGTTCTTCATTATTCCCGCATCCAGTTAACAAGAAGAGGAGAACCAACAGCAAATAGATAAAATATTTCATAATATACCCCCGTGTCTATGTATACGCCTAAATTACTATACCCCTAAGTGATGCCTTGTAATCTATCATACAAAAACTATAGAAGCTATTGGAAAAAGTTTAAGAAACTCCTTTAGACAGGATGTTTCAGTAAAATGAGCTGAACCTTCACAAAGGAATGTTGTGCTGGCTCAATAAAGGCGTGTTTGATAGCTCTCCTTCAAAGAAGCTTGAACTTTTTCTTGACCATGGCCGTCCAATTTAGCATGAGCTGCCATCATCTTTGAGGCAGAAGGAAGTGCGGTCAAGTCAGGCCACTGTTCTGAGTCCCAAAGCTTGGAGCGCTTAAAAGCTTTCGCACAATGGATAAAGCATTCATTTACTTCAACTACAATGCCGACCTTTGGGATTTGTTCTTTCACTTTATGATTTTGAAGAAGTTCCTCATCTTTAATGATGGTTGCTTTCCCGTTGATTCGTAAGGTTTCTTCTAATCCTGGAATGATAAAAAGAAGACCAATATGTGGGTTTTCTAATATGTTTCTCATAGAATCGGCACGTTTATTGCCCATACGCTCTGGAATCAAAAGATGATGTTCATCAAGTACCTGCGCAAACCCTGGAGTATCTCCTCGTGGTGAACTATCACATGCCCCTGCAGCATTAGATGTACTCACTACGACAAAAGGTGAAAAACTTAAGAATTGTCTGCATAATTCATCGATATAGTGAATGACCTTATGTTCCGCAATCTTACCAGGTTTTCCTTGTAAGGAGTATAATTCATCTTTCGAATGAACAGGTTTTCGATAGGGTTTCATTAAACATTCCTCCAAGTGTTATAGTATGTGCTACGATAATAAATAAACGAATGAAAAGGGAGTGTCGTTTCATGATTAAATCTTTAAATCAAGAACAAAAAGAGTATGTAATTGAACGAATCAAAGAGTACTTTGAACTTGAGCGCGGGGAGGAGCTTGGAGATTTAGCTGCTGATCAATTCCTGCATTTTATGATACAAGAAATAGGACCATTTTTATATAATCAAGGGGTGAAAGATTCAAGGCAGATGGTAGATCAGAAAGTGATGAACTTAGATGAGGATATACGTTCACTGGAACGTCCAGCTGGTAGAAACACTCGTACTTAATAGAGGGCAGGAGACTGGGGCATAATTTGTCCCAACCTCTTACCTTCTTTTTACAATGCATCACTTACTAGACACAGTACGGTTGGGTATCCTTTTACGTTGATAAGTTGATAGTAGGACTCCTCCCACAATAAATAGCGAACCTATGAGTTCTGAACTCGTTATCGATTTAGATAACAGGATTAATCCCATAATCATCGCCACAAAGGGTTCTAAATTAGATAAAATCGATGCTTTTGATGCATCAACATAACGAATGTTTGTATTCCAAATTAGTGTAGCCATTCCATGTACTACAATAGCTGTCCCGGCCAGGAATGCCCAATCTGGGAACTCAAAACTTACTCGAATAGGGTGATCCAATGTAAATGCAAACGGAATCGAAACAATGAACCCTACTATATTTGAATACAAGGTAATCGTAAGAGAATCTAATCGTTTGGACATCCCTCTTGTCATAATAATCATAATCGCGAAGGTGACCATCGTTACCACTATCCATAAGAGCCCTCGTTCAACTTGTAAGGAAGATAAATTACCTTTTGTTACAACAAAATAAATACCGATTATGGCTACAATAGATCCTATTAACATGCGTCTGGTTATCTTTTCTTTTAGAAAAATAGATGCTAGAAAACCAGTCAGAATAGGGGTCGTTGCCAAGATTAATGCTGATGTAGTTGGGTCTGCTGTTTGCAAGCCTTCAAAAAATGACCATTGATTGATGAAGACACCGATAACTCCTAGGCAAAGGATCGATAGGATATCGGTTTTACTCATTTTGTTCAAATGTCTTTTGTAAGCAGCTATTCCTAGTAACAACAATACAATAAACAAAAGTCTCAGCATGGTTAACATGGCTGGAGAGAATTCCTGAACTAATATCTTTCCAAATACGAAATTGCTTCCCCATACTACTACGCAGAAAGTCAGCGAACCATATGCTTTCAACATATTAACACCTTCTAATAAAAAAAATCCAATTGTTTTATTTTATACTTGTCCGTTTAGTTAGTCGAATATTTTTGCTCCAAAATAGTTTCAATATCTTGCTTTCATATTCGGAACACCTTTCTTATCAACTTGTTTGGGGTACAATTCTCTTAGGGGTGATTTTATGGAAACATCACACGTGCCAAACGAGTATTGGAAGGCAATTGTTACTGATAATCTTGCATATGATGACGTGTTCTTTTATGGTGTTCAAACAACCGGGATTTTCTGTCGGCCGTCCTGCAAATCTAAACCTCCCAACAGGGAGAATATCCGTATTTTTGAGAACGCAAAGAAAGCTCAAGGAGAAGGATTTCGCCCTTGTAAACGATGCAAACCTGATGGTCTGAGTCTGCCAGATCATGAGTGGGTAGAGCAGATCGCAGAATGGATTGGTCAACACTACTTTGAACCGATAAAGTTAGAAAGGCTGGCGGAAATCAGCCATGGCAGTCCCAGCCATTTGCAGCGTACATTTAAACGTGTTAAAGGGATGAGTCCGCTTGAGTATATTCAAGAAACCCGCATAGAACAAGCGATTCATCAGCTTGAGTTGACGGATAAATCGATAACAGATATAGGGATAGCTGTGGGGCTTCCTAACATCGCCTATTTTGTTACGCTGTTTAAGAAAAAGAGAGGTGTGCCCCCTGCTAAATACAGGAAAAATCATCAACCCAATGACAGTGTTGTAAAAAGTGAAATGTTATACTGGTCTATCTTTAAATATAATCAATGGGAATGTTACTTGGCAGCCACATCAAAGGGACTCTGTTTTGTTGGGGAACCGAATTGTTCCATTCAAAAGATGGAGGACTGGGTTTATCACCGTTTCCAGAAAGCGCAGTTTATCAAGGACGATCACAAATTACAACCCGTGAAAGAGGAGTTGCTGGAGTATTTACAAGGCAAACGTGAGCGATTCACATTTTCGACAGATATCAAAGGGACAGCATTCCAACATAGAGTGTGGGAAGTATTAAAACAGATCCCTTATGGTGAAACGTGTACGTATTCGCAAATTGCACATATGATCGGAAAGCCGTCAGCTGTGCGGGCAGTGGGGACCGCAATTGGGGCCAACCCCGTGCTTGTATTCATTCCTTGCCACCGTGTAGTAGGTAAGAATGGATCGTTAACAGGTTACCGTGGAGGATTGGAAATGAAGAAGAATTTGTTACAAATCGAGAAACAAGTAAAGGTGAATCATATTGAGAAGTCATTTACTATATAAAAATCCAAAGACTATCCTTAATAAGGGATCAGGATATTTATCCGGGTACAGTCATTCATTGAATCCCTATACAGGCTGTGCCTTTGGCTGTTCCTTTTGTTATGTAAGAAAGATGCCTGTCTCAACCTTCAGAAAGGAAGAGTGGGGATCATGGGTGGATATCAAACAGGGAGCGGCTGAATTATTGGAAAAAGAACTAACTCGTGCCAAAGCAAAAGGAAACGTGACGATTTTTATGTCGTCAAGCACTGATCCCTATCAACCTGTTGAGTATAAAGAGGAAATTACCAGGTCGCTCCTGGAAGTCATGGCAGAGAACCAGCCTGACTTTTTATTCGTTCAAACAAGAAGCCCGTTAGTGCGAAGGGATATCGATTTATTTCTACAGCTTAAAGATAAAGTGCGGGTGAGCCTGACGGTAGAAACTGACCGTGAAGATATTCGACAACATTTTACGCCGCATGCTCCACCTATTCGAGGACGATTGAAAACTCTTCAGCTGCTGAAAGAAGCAGGTATTCCAACCCAGGCAACCATCGCTCCCTTATTACCAAGCAGTCATGAGTTTTCGAATACATTATCAGACATTGTCAATCGAGTCTGTCTTGATGATTATTTCATGGGTGATGGCAGTGGAGGAAGGAGAACAAAAAACCTGGGTATATCTTCTCTATATGAAGAGTTGGGGTTAGAGGAGTGGTATAGTCCATCAGCTTGCCAATTGATGTATGATCGATTAAAAAAATCATTCTCCAAAGACCAAATTCATGTGAGTCAAGAAGGATTTCTTCCTTAATAGTAATATTGAAAAAGAGACAAAGGCTCAATATCTTTGTCTCTTCATTATTTCTAGAATCTTCCTTTTATTGATACATGTAATCCCTCGTCCAAGGTATCGAATTGTTCGTCCCCTTCGTAAATATAAATTGGCTCAAGTCGATGTTACCCGTCTCGAAGGACGCAGAACAGGAGTTGAGATAAAGTCTCCACATTCTAATGAATCGCTCATCTTTTGATTTCCGTACTTCATCTAGCACGTTCTCAAAGTTTTCAGCCCATTTTTCCAGTGTTTTCGCGTAATGTCTGCGCAGGCTTTCCAAATCCGTTAAAAGGAAGTCGTGCT encodes the following:
- a CDS encoding ABC transporter substrate-binding protein encodes the protein MKYFIYLLLVLLFLLTGCGNNEEQPSSILKEVTKQSWSDIEKSAAGTTVRLYMWGGDEGINQYIDKWAIPHLKEKYNITLERVPMDTAQILQKLQTEKKANKQDGTIDLIWINGENFKNAKESGLLAGSFTDQLPNFKKFYDTDDPAFTIDFGTPVEGMEAPWGKVQFVFHYNSAKIEDPPSSFSELKGWIKKHPGKFTYPAAADFTGNAFLRHVLYAKADQPSDIYNNPLDEDAISDTAAKMWKYLNSIEPYLWRSGEHYPNSLTELDKLYSQGQVWMTMGYNEARAESLIAQGVFPETTKSFIMEPGSIGNTHFLSIPFNSSNIEGALTTINFMLSPEAQLAKYKPKYWGENTPISLDKLSKEMRKKFKAVDRGDSVLSQEKLEENFLPESEAAYVEWLEEQWFNEVVQQ
- a CDS encoding TVP38/TMEM64 family protein, which gives rise to MNKTKLIRGSLFIVLFVILAWAARRELNMNPEEIRHYILSFGLWGPLLFMGVYAIGPIIAFPTSILSLAAAFAYGVWPGMLFIIIGATGAAVTGYVIGKFFGNSVVKFQDSKWARPIYKRMEENGFLYVLVLRLIPLVGFDILSYLAGMTRVRFRSFLPATVVGMIPGTFAYSLLGTSLASGDSSFIIGAVGMFLGLILLTFMFRKKVRRWLDR
- a CDS encoding pyridoxamine 5'-phosphate oxidase family protein, whose amino-acid sequence is MKPYRKPVHSKDELYSLQGKPGKIAEHKVIHYIDELCRQFLSFSPFVVVSTSNAAGACDSSPRGDTPGFAQVLDEHHLLIPERMGNKRADSMRNILENPHIGLLFIIPGLEETLRINGKATIIKDEELLQNHKVKEQIPKVGIVVEVNECFIHCAKAFKRSKLWDSEQWPDLTALPSASKMMAAHAKLDGHGQEKVQASLKESYQTRLY
- a CDS encoding DUF2164 domain-containing protein encodes the protein MIKSLNQEQKEYVIERIKEYFELERGEELGDLAADQFLHFMIQEIGPFLYNQGVKDSRQMVDQKVMNLDEDIRSLERPAGRNTRT
- the ccmA gene encoding heme ABC exporter ATP-binding protein CcmA, whose amino-acid sequence is MSYSLDVINLYKQFGEKKILQNLQFQLGQGESLSIVGPSGSGKTTLLRILAGLESPTHGTIMLNGKNVTHHKPNTRNVGLVFQQPLLFPHMTVKENIDYGAKMAGQASKSKTAYLLRAINLDDYSDRFPAEISGGQQQRVALARAIASEPEVLLLDEPFSSLDVQLREELRYWVKDFLSKQQTTTIFVTHDLEEAILMGDRIAIFHEGIFQQLDEADEIHKHPGNPFVARFLKSHLVIDEHQYIPIQSIRSSKPEGEHHSYTAKLLNWTYNLGQKACRLYIDELHEIITMPMGTSDLKENFSIYLPLEKIQFFQEGWK
- a CDS encoding SPL family radical SAM protein; amino-acid sequence: MRSHLLYKNPKTILNKGSGYLSGYSHSLNPYTGCAFGCSFCYVRKMPVSTFRKEEWGSWVDIKQGAAELLEKELTRAKAKGNVTIFMSSSTDPYQPVEYKEEITRSLLEVMAENQPDFLFVQTRSPLVRRDIDLFLQLKDKVRVSLTVETDREDIRQHFTPHAPPIRGRLKTLQLLKEAGIPTQATIAPLLPSSHEFSNTLSDIVNRVCLDDYFMGDGSGGRRTKNLGISSLYEELGLEEWYSPSACQLMYDRLKKSFSKDQIHVSQEGFLP
- a CDS encoding bifunctional transcriptional activator/DNA repair enzyme AdaA, whose protein sequence is METSHVPNEYWKAIVTDNLAYDDVFFYGVQTTGIFCRPSCKSKPPNRENIRIFENAKKAQGEGFRPCKRCKPDGLSLPDHEWVEQIAEWIGQHYFEPIKLERLAEISHGSPSHLQRTFKRVKGMSPLEYIQETRIEQAIHQLELTDKSITDIGIAVGLPNIAYFVTLFKKKRGVPPAKYRKNHQPNDSVVKSEMLYWSIFKYNQWECYLAATSKGLCFVGEPNCSIQKMEDWVYHRFQKAQFIKDDHKLQPVKEELLEYLQGKRERFTFSTDIKGTAFQHRVWEVLKQIPYGETCTYSQIAHMIGKPSAVRAVGTAIGANPVLVFIPCHRVVGKNGSLTGYRGGLEMKKNLLQIEKQVKVNHIEKSFTI
- a CDS encoding DMT family transporter, with protein sequence MLKAYGSLTFCVVVWGSNFVFGKILVQEFSPAMLTMLRLLFIVLLLLGIAAYKRHLNKMSKTDILSILCLGVIGVFINQWSFFEGLQTADPTTSALILATTPILTGFLASIFLKEKITRRMLIGSIVAIIGIYFVVTKGNLSSLQVERGLLWIVVTMVTFAIMIIMTRGMSKRLDSLTITLYSNIVGFIVSIPFAFTLDHPIRVSFEFPDWAFLAGTAIVVHGMATLIWNTNIRYVDASKASILSNLEPFVAMIMGLILLSKSITSSELIGSLFIVGGVLLSTYQRKRIPNRTVSSK
- a CDS encoding ABC transporter permease, giving the protein MIKPMKIIFYSLAILLFIGPVFLLVLQSFTEVWRFSAGQSLTFQLDSYRTLVSDPNIMEATFWSLVIGACVLVINLVIGLLSGKALSSSSFKGKSLLEALFLAPILIPVLAVAMGLHLFMIRIGLADTWTGVVLIHLVPTLPYSIKIFHNAYHQFGNHLLEQAETLGATGFRQLHTIELPLLKPAIRSVTFLTIVISLSQYAITAIIGGGRIITLPLVFFPFLQTANTSLMAAFSVWFALLPFFMYLVVELLLLLLPYTRKPWRNLR
- a CDS encoding ABC transporter permease, whose protein sequence is MKSYSSKLWIHLIPALLFLILPFFGIITAVRHSIFADGGFTLDFYQKVFQSDRFFSSMAFSIRTSFIATALAIMIGLILVRLFHPYLAKLSPRISVWLPMLFPHFVWGYLVILLLAESGLFAQVLSAIGWIDGTNHFPILTRDPYGFGIIITYVWKEVPFAILMLLPVYAAIPTTSYDVVKTLGGNRWDQFKTVEWPHIQPTLIETCLIIFSFTLTAYEVPALIGTTYPEMVSVLSYQWFYGGSWDERPLAFAVMVCVSIVIFMIALTSYLYLNRRRMRAMRGRL